Below is a window of Tolypothrix bouteillei VB521301 DNA.
TGCAACACAACATTTAACTAACGTCGAAGTCGATGCTTTTGATGGTCTGACCGTCAAATATGCCCAAATGCGGGAAGCGCAAGTCCTTCTTCGGGGTTTGAGAGCCATTTCCGACTTTGAGGTAGAGCTTCAGATGGCTCATACTAATAAAACCCTTTCTCACCAAATAGAAACAGTTTTTCTAGCAACATCTAATGAGTATAGTTTTTTAAGTAGTAGTGTTGTAAAAGAGATTGCTAGGTTTGGCGGCTCTATAAATCATCTTGTTCCCCCGCACGTTGCCCTTGATATTTACCAATGCTACGCCCAAAACAACCAAATATCGACCCAAATCACAACGGAGGCAATCCCCTCTCGGAAGAGTACCCCAATGGAATCTCCTACGACGGAGATACTACGCCAACAGGAAGCGTAGATCTTCAGCAGGAACTTAACCGCCTCGAAGAAATGATTCTTTCAGGTTTTAATATTCCGCTAACGCGATGCACGTTGGTGGATGAGGACAAGTTGCTCGACAGGCTCGATTTCATTAGGCTTTCTTTGCCTGAAGCTTTTCAGGAAGCAGCTAATGTCCTTCAAGAAAAGGAAGAAATCCTCCTACAGGCAGAAGAATACGGACAACAAATTGTTGACGCTGCCCAAGCCAAAAGAGCGCAAATTTTGGATGAAAGCGACATTTTGCGACAAGCAGAACGAGAAGCCCAACAACTGCGGCAACAAGTACAACAAGAGTGTGAGGCGATGATGCAAGAGACGCTTGCGGAAATCGATCGCAAACGACGCGCTTGTCAGCAAGAAATTGAGGAAATGCGACGGGCTGCAGTTGCAGAAGCTGAAGCGATCGAACAAGGTGCTGACGAGTACGCTGATAACGTTTTAGAAAATATCGAGCAGCAACTTCAAGAAATGTTACGAATTATTCGCAACGGACGCCAACAACTTTATCCAGATAATAAATCAAATCAACGCAATTCTCTCCCTCCTAAAAAGAAATAGTGCTGGGAGGATATGCCGTAGCACCAAGACCAACCAACAAATTGCTAGTGTTAAAGTAGCTGGCGGAAAAATATTTAGGTCAACTCTTGCAACCAGTTTCAGTTTCAAGAGAGGGAGATTATGTTAACTCGATTAAAAGTTTCTGGATTTAA
It encodes the following:
- the coaD gene encoding pantetheine-phosphate adenylyltransferase, translating into MIAIYPGSFDPVTLGHLDIIQRGCRLFERVVVAVLRNPNKTPLFTVQKRLEQIRLATQHLTNVEVDAFDGLTVKYAQMREAQVLLRGLRAISDFEVELQMAHTNKTLSHQIETVFLATSNEYSFLSSSVVKEIARFGGSINHLVPPHVALDIYQCYAQNNQISTQITTEAIPSRKSTPMESPTTEILRQQEA
- a CDS encoding DivIVA domain-containing protein; this translates as MLRPKQPNIDPNHNGGNPLSEEYPNGISYDGDTTPTGSVDLQQELNRLEEMILSGFNIPLTRCTLVDEDKLLDRLDFIRLSLPEAFQEAANVLQEKEEILLQAEEYGQQIVDAAQAKRAQILDESDILRQAEREAQQLRQQVQQECEAMMQETLAEIDRKRRACQQEIEEMRRAAVAEAEAIEQGADEYADNVLENIEQQLQEMLRIIRNGRQQLYPDNKSNQRNSLPPKKK